From Diceros bicornis minor isolate mBicDic1 chromosome 17, mDicBic1.mat.cur, whole genome shotgun sequence, the proteins below share one genomic window:
- the KRT79 gene encoding keratin, type II cytoskeletal 79, with protein sequence MKSSVSRQMFSTKGGFSTNSASGGGGSRARTSFSSVTVSRSSGSGGGAHCGPSMGNFGSRSLHNLGGSKSISVSVAGGASSGQALGGFVFGSRAYTGLGAGRQTFGPVCPPGGIQEVTVNQSLLTPLNVEIDPEIQRVRTQEREQIKTLNNKFASFIDKVRFLEQQNKVLETKWALLQEQGQNSGVTRNLEPLFENYLGNLRRQLDNLQSERGRLDLELRNVQDQVEDFRNKYEDEINKRTAAENEFVVLKKDVDAAYMGRMDLHGKVGTLSEELDFLNHLYDMELSQVQTHVSDTNVILSMDNNRDLDLDSIIAEVKAQYELIAQRSRAEAEAWYQTQYEELQVTAGKHGDSLRDTKNEIAELTRTVQRLQGEVDAAKKQCQQLQTAIVEAEKRGDLALKDAQKKLGDLDAALHQAKEDLARLLREYQALMNVKLALDVEIATYRKLLEGEESRMSGECPSAVSISVTGNATTVCRGGAAGFGSGISLGGCGGASKGRFSTNVGYSTVKGGPVSGGTSILRKTPTVNTSSRKY encoded by the exons ATGAAATCCTCTGTGTCTCGGCAGATGTTCTCCACCAAAGGGGGCTTCAGCACCAACTCTGCCAGTGGAGGGGGCGGGTCCCGGGCCCGCACCAGCTTCAGCTCGGTGACGGTGTCCCGGAGCAGTGGCAGTGGTGGGGGGGCCCATTGTGGCCCCAGCATGGGCAACTTTGGCAGCCGGAGCCTCCATAACTTGGGGGGCAGCAAGAGCATCTCGGTCAGCGTGGCTGGTGGGGCCTCGTCAGGGCAGGCCCTGGGAGGCTTCGTCTTTGGCAGCAGGGCCTACACAGGCCTGGGGGCTGGCAGGCAGACGTTCGGGCCCGTCTGTCCTCCTGGAGGCATCCAGGAAGTCACTGTCAACCAGAGCCTGCTGACCCCCCTCAACGTGGAGATAGACCCTGAGATCCAGCGGGTGCGCACCCAGGAGCGGGAGCAAATCAAGACCCTCAACAATAAGTTCGCCTCCTTCATCGACAAG GTGAGGTTCCTGGAGCAGCAGAATAAGGTGCTGGAGACCAAGTGGGCCCTGCTGCAGGAGCAGGGCCAGAACTCAGGCGTCACCAGGAACCTGGAACCCCTCTTTGAGAACTACCTGGGCAACCTGCGGAGGCAGCTGGACAACCTCCAGAGCGAGCGGGGGAGGCTGGACTTGGAGCTGAGGAACGTGCAGGATCAGGTGGAGGACTTCAGGAACAA GTACGAGGATGAAATCAACAAGCGCACGGCCGCGGAGAATGAGTTCGTGGTGCTCAAGAAG GATGTGGATGCCGCGTACATGGGCCGGATGGACCTACATGGCAAAGTGGGCACCTTGAGCGAGGAGCTCGACTTCCTGAATCATCTCTATGACATG GAGCTGAGCCAAGTGCAGACCCACGTGTCTGACACCAATGTCATCCTCTCCATGGACAACAACCGCGACCTTGACCTGGACAGCATCATCGCCGAGGTCAAGGCCCAGTACGAGCTGATTGCCCAGAGGAGCAGGGCTGAGGCCGAGGCCTGGTACCAGACCCAG TACGAGGAGCTGCAGGTGACCGCCGGGAAGCATGGGGACAGCCTGCGGGACACCAAGAACGAGATTGCTGAGCTCACCCGCACCGTCCAGAGGCTGCAGGGTGAGGTGGATGCCGCCAAGAAGCAG TGCCAGCAGCTGCAGACTGCTATCGTGGAAGCTGAGAAGCGTGGGGATCTGGCATTGAAGGATGCTCAGAAGAAGCTTGGGGACCTGGACGCAGCCCTGCACCAGGCCAAGGAGGACCTGGCCCGGCTGCTGCGCGAGTACCAGGCCCTCATGAACGTCAAGCTGGCCCTGGACGTGGAGATCGCCACCTACCGCAAGCTGCTGGAGGGCGAGGAGAGCAG GATGTCTGGAGAATGTCCCAGTGCAGTCAGCATCT CGGTGACCGGCAATGCCACCACTGTGTGCAGAGGCGGCGCGGCTGGCTTTGGAAGTGGCATCTCCTTGGGAGGGTGTGGGGGGGCCAGCAAGGGTCGCTTCAGC